A region of the Crateriforma spongiae genome:
CCGAACACATCGATCGCCGGTTGGCGGATCTGTACCCGAACCCACCCATCCCACTGGATCATCACGACGAATTCACGCTGTTGGTTGCGGTGGTATTGAGCGCGCAGTGCACAGACAGAAAAGTCAACGAAGTCACCCCGGAGTTGTTCCGCGTGGCGGGCAATCCGGTGGCCATGCGTGATCTAGGCGAAGCTGAGATCTTGGAGATCATCCGGCCGCTGGGGCTATCAAAATCAAAGGCAAAAAATCTGGCCGCCCTGTCACAGATCTTGATCGACAGGCACGACGGCCAGGTTCCCGGTTCGATCGAAGCGTTGGAATCGCTGCCCGGCGTGGGGCACAAGACCGCCAGCGTCGTCATGGCACAGGCCTTCGGCGAACCCGCATTTCCGGTCGACACGCACATCCATCGCCTGGCCCAGCGTTGGGGTTTGACCAACGGCAAGAACGTTGCCCAAACCGAATCGGACCTGAAGAAACTGTTCCCACGCGACCGCTGGAACGAACTGCATTTACAGATCATTTATTACGGACGGGAACACTGCACCGCCCGCGGTTGTGACGGGACAGTTTGCCCGATTTGTCGCGAAGTCTATCCGCGTCGACGTAAACCGGTGATCCACCAAAAAGCGTGACGCGGCCTGCCCGACCGACGCACCGCTATGACACGGGACTGCCGGACAATTCCACCGCTTTGTCCTTGACGCCTTTCAGGTCCAATTTCCCCGTGCCCAGCAGCGGGATGTGATCGACTTCCACAAATGCGTCACGGGCCGGAACAAACAGATTGGGCAACCCCGCGTCGGTCAAAGCCTTTCGCATCGAATCGGGATGAATCGTTTCATTCATCACACCGGGGGCAAGTAGCACCAGCAAGCGTTCGCCCTTCTTTTCATCGGGCACCGACGTCACACACAGCGGGACATCAGGATGCCCATCGCCGGGCTCCGGTGCATCGGCCTGATTCGATTCCAAGAAATCCAGCAAGACTTCTTCGACCCGAACATGTGGAACCATTTCGCCGCCGATCTTGGAAAACCGGCTGAGCCGTCCTGTGATGTGCAGAAAGCCTTCGGCATCCACATGAGCAATGTCGCCGGTGGTGTACCATCCCGACGTGATCGCTTCGGCGGTCAAATCGTCTTGTCCGGCGTAGCCACGCATCACATTGGGTCCCGACACGATCAGCATGCCGTCTTCGCCGGCGGGCAGTTCGTGACCGTCATCGGGTGAAACGATTTTGACGCCCAATCCGGGAAACGGTCGTCCGACGGAACCCTCCAACCGATCCCGTTGGTGCTTGGCGGCGGATCGACTGGGCGGAATATTGACCGCAACCAGGGGACTCAGTTCGGTGGCCCCATAGCCTTCGATCGGCCGGACACCGAATCGCTGTTCGAACGCATCGAACAAGTCCGGCGGCATCTTTTCGGCGCCCACGACGACGACGTCCAGATCGGCAAACTGATCCGGGGTGACGCGACGCAGGTAGCCACGCATGAACGTCGGTGTGCCCAGCAAGACCGTCGCGTGATATCGCTTGGCCAGCTTGCCGACCTGTTTGGAATCCAATGGGTTGAAGTGATAGACGCCGGCCGGTCCAAGAGTGTTGACGGCCCACAACGTCACGCTGTAGCCGAACGAATGAAAGAACGGCAGGACGCCCAACACGTTGTCTTCGGAATCCAAGCGGACCAACCGTTCGATCCCGTCGACGTTGTGGCTGATGTTGGCGTGACTCAGCATCACGCCCTTGGGCATTCCGGTCGACCCGCTGGTGAAGATGACCGTCAACAGATCGTCCGAATCGATGCGATTCAGCCCCAGCATTCGATCCAGCAGCGCCGCGGGAATCAAATTGGCTTGGATGAATGCGACCACCTTGTCCATCGTCGTGATCTTGTCACGCAAGTCTTCCAGCATCACCGTTTCGGCGGACAATTCAAAATCAAACTTGTCCATGAACTTACGACTGGTCAGCACATGCCGGACGCCCAGTGATTCGGTGCAGTGGTTCAACACATCGCTGGTCACGGTGTAGTTCAGGTTGGAACTGATCCGCCGGTCCATCGCCAAAGCCACGTTGACCGCAACCCCGGCAACGCTGGGCGGCAACAGGATACCGACGTATTTTTCATCGCGATCGAAAACCTCGCGACGCAGCGCACGACGCAGCGCAAACACACGTGTCAGCAAAGCACGACCGCCGACTTCCACGCCGGTGGAATCGGCCGCCTGCATACGCCGGCCGCGTCGACGCCAGACGCGGATCACTCGGCTGGGCAAAACGGGGTACTGGCGACGCGTTTCAACGCTGGCGCGAGCGCCCAGATCTTGGACCCGCGACCGCATCACATCCAACGGCGTATCGGCCGCCAAGGGTTCGCCGATGTACAGGGTGATCTGGCGTCGAAACTGGCGCGGCCATTTCCAAAAGAACTTGCCGCCCGAAAAACTGAACACGCTGCCCCACATCCCTTCGTGCCACATCGGGATCACGGGGGCGTCGGTGCCCTTGAGAATTTTCTTGATGCCCGGCTTGAATCCATGAAGCTGGCCTGTCCGGCTGAGCGAGCCCTCGGGAAACACGCCAACGACGTCACCGTTGTCCAACCCTTCCCGCGCCGATCGCAACGCCCGCGCGATCGACTTGGGGCTGGCCGTCATCAGAATCGTATCGAACGCGCCGGCGACCCACTGCATGAAACCACCGTTGAAGTTCTCGGCGGCCACGACGAAACGCACATTTCGCGGCAGCATCCACAAAATCAGAATGCCATCGATCCAGCTGATGTGGTTGCTGATCACCACGCACCCGCCGTCGCGGGGCAGATTCTCTAGTCCGACAACACGTTTGCGGTACAGCAGTGACAGCACCGGACGAAAAATCGCCCGCATGAATGTCCGCCGGGAAACCACCGCCAAAACGGCCATTGCCAACACCAACAGCACCAGGGCCGCAGCAATCGCTTTGAATATCACCCAATCACCCACATCACAGTCTTCGATCGATTCGTCGGCCGACGGGGCGGTGGCGAATCAGTTTTGTCGCGTCGAATTATGCCGTAAACAGCGTCACAGCCGCGAACAATCGAAACGTTTTACGTCATCGTCACTCCGGCTCGAAGGCCAATTCAACGGAGCCCACATCGGTCCGAGTACTGCGCCGCGTCCAGCCCGACGGCCGATTCAATCACCAAATCGCTGTAAATACTTTCCCAACCGCAGCTTTCGCCGGGTGCTGTCGCTGGTCATGTACCGAATGCTTCCGAACACCGGACGCTTGGGGCCCCATGCCCGATCGGTTCGCCCCAGCACCCACAGGATCCCGCAATAGCTGTTGGGGTCCCGCCCGTCCAAGCCGTACTTGTTGTTCAGGTGGATCATGAAATCCAAGGCCTGCTGAGCATTTTCGGTCCAGTGCAAAATCTTCTTGCCCCACAACATTCGCATGTAGTTGTGCATCAAGCCGGTTTCGACCAGTTCACGCTGGGCGGCGTTCCACAATTCGTCGTGCGTTTCTGCGTTTTCAAATTGCTTCAACGTGTACATATAGGGTCGCGGATCCGATCGAGTTTCAGCGATCGTCTTCTGCGCCCAATCGGGCAACGATTCCAATCGATCGTAAGTCTGCGGACGTTGATAGGCTTGATTGAACCCGATTTCACGCCAAGTCAG
Encoded here:
- a CDS encoding AMP-binding protein — translated: MGDWVIFKAIAAALVLLVLAMAVLAVVSRRTFMRAIFRPVLSLLYRKRVVGLENLPRDGGCVVISNHISWIDGILILWMLPRNVRFVVAAENFNGGFMQWVAGAFDTILMTASPKSIARALRSAREGLDNGDVVGVFPEGSLSRTGQLHGFKPGIKKILKGTDAPVIPMWHEGMWGSVFSFSGGKFFWKWPRQFRRQITLYIGEPLAADTPLDVMRSRVQDLGARASVETRRQYPVLPSRVIRVWRRRGRRMQAADSTGVEVGGRALLTRVFALRRALRREVFDRDEKYVGILLPPSVAGVAVNVALAMDRRISSNLNYTVTSDVLNHCTESLGVRHVLTSRKFMDKFDFELSAETVMLEDLRDKITTMDKVVAFIQANLIPAALLDRMLGLNRIDSDDLLTVIFTSGSTGMPKGVMLSHANISHNVDGIERLVRLDSEDNVLGVLPFFHSFGYSVTLWAVNTLGPAGVYHFNPLDSKQVGKLAKRYHATVLLGTPTFMRGYLRRVTPDQFADLDVVVVGAEKMPPDLFDAFEQRFGVRPIEGYGATELSPLVAVNIPPSRSAAKHQRDRLEGSVGRPFPGLGVKIVSPDDGHELPAGEDGMLIVSGPNVMRGYAGQDDLTAEAITSGWYTTGDIAHVDAEGFLHITGRLSRFSKIGGEMVPHVRVEEVLLDFLESNQADAPEPGDGHPDVPLCVTSVPDEKKGERLLVLLAPGVMNETIHPDSMRKALTDAGLPNLFVPARDAFVEVDHIPLLGTGKLDLKGVKDKAVELSGSPVS
- the nth gene encoding endonuclease III; this encodes MLKRERAEHIDRRLADLYPNPPIPLDHHDEFTLLVAVVLSAQCTDRKVNEVTPELFRVAGNPVAMRDLGEAEILEIIRPLGLSKSKAKNLAALSQILIDRHDGQVPGSIEALESLPGVGHKTASVVMAQAFGEPAFPVDTHIHRLAQRWGLTNGKNVAQTESDLKKLFPRDRWNELHLQIIYYGREHCTARGCDGTVCPICREVYPRRRKPVIHQKA